In Pseudomonas putida, a genomic segment contains:
- a CDS encoding acyltransferase family protein, with the protein MHAGLRFQALDSFRGLFAIAVVFYHLRVSESITEWAFFRNAEVFVAFFFVLSGFVLTHAYAARAAFQFRTFFIARTFRLLPLHLFMLGVFILLECGRYVAYEQGMVFNNVPFTERFAPSQILPNAVLLQSWTHLSNPLSFNYPSWSISIEYYTYMLFALILVGAARLRQWIWATLAVVALALIYSGNTFFTIEALRGLAYFFTGCLAYAVHRYLTHAWQPGYWALTALEAISVLAVLLFVVNDFDAKAMVASPLFGSVILVFAHDGGALSRLLCGRGFSLLGKLSYSIYLTHAAILFCVVSAFMVAAKVLGMDITPVLDGTRFLDTGDVLGNNLVALSVVASVVVVSMFTYRYVELTGQAAGQALIGTRPNEPALNQR; encoded by the coding sequence ATGCACGCAGGCCTTAGATTCCAAGCCCTGGACAGCTTTCGTGGATTGTTCGCCATTGCCGTTGTTTTCTATCATTTGCGGGTCAGCGAAAGTATTACCGAGTGGGCGTTCTTTCGTAATGCCGAAGTCTTCGTGGCCTTCTTCTTCGTGCTCAGTGGCTTCGTATTGACGCATGCTTACGCCGCGCGCGCCGCCTTTCAGTTTCGCACCTTCTTTATCGCCCGGACCTTCCGCCTGCTACCGTTGCACCTGTTCATGCTCGGTGTCTTCATCCTGCTCGAGTGCGGCCGCTATGTGGCCTATGAACAGGGCATGGTATTCAACAACGTGCCGTTCACCGAGCGTTTCGCGCCGTCGCAGATCCTGCCCAATGCTGTGCTGCTGCAATCCTGGACGCACTTGAGCAACCCGTTGTCGTTCAATTACCCGTCCTGGAGCATCAGCATCGAGTACTACACCTACATGCTGTTCGCCCTGATCCTGGTCGGCGCGGCCAGGCTGCGGCAGTGGATCTGGGCGACCCTGGCCGTAGTGGCCCTGGCGCTGATCTACAGCGGCAACACGTTCTTCACCATCGAAGCCCTGCGGGGCCTGGCGTACTTCTTCACGGGTTGCCTGGCCTACGCCGTGCATCGTTACCTGACCCACGCATGGCAGCCGGGATACTGGGCGCTGACCGCGTTGGAGGCGATTTCGGTGCTGGCGGTACTGCTGTTCGTGGTCAACGACTTCGACGCCAAGGCGATGGTCGCCAGCCCGCTGTTTGGCAGCGTCATCCTGGTGTTCGCCCATGATGGCGGCGCCTTGTCGCGGTTGTTGTGCGGGCGTGGCTTCAGTCTGCTGGGCAAGTTGTCGTACTCGATCTACCTGACCCATGCGGCCATCCTGTTCTGCGTCGTGTCGGCGTTCATGGTGGCGGCCAAGGTACTGGGCATGGACATCACGCCGGTGCTCGATGGCACCCGTTTCCTCGATACCGGCGATGTGCTGGGTAACAACCTGGTCGCCCTGTCGGTCGTGGCCAGTGTGGTGGTGGTTTCGATGTTCACCTACCGCTATGTGGAATTGACCGGGCAAGCCGCCGGCCAGGCGCTGATCGGGACGCGCCCGAATGAACCGGCCCTGAACCAGCGCTAG
- a CDS encoding acyltransferase family protein, translating to MNPPVDKLDSIQMLRAIAALAVVFFHIPLFRNGDWGVDIFFVISGFIMAMVTAGSSRHFFGKRLIRVVPLYWLGTLGVFAVALLLPSLLDNTTADAAGLVKSLLFIPYQKGGYVQPLLYLGWTLNYEMFFYAVFALSMAISQRHRLVICSCLLMGLVVLGQVVTFEALLARFYTQEILAEFVLGMGCYALYARTSAWRQHGMARSARGALLLVGLVALVYMPLAGTLAALMGRTLGWGVPAALILLTCVQGLAGIRLPALVVLLGDASYSLYLFHPYVLKVFNKVFHVFDSRGLLAYVMTPVSIALCCAVAIGVYRLVEVPLTRWLRARFIERSRVTPQPAPTTIDVNGAT from the coding sequence ATGAATCCGCCTGTCGACAAACTGGACAGCATCCAGATGCTGCGCGCCATCGCGGCGCTCGCCGTGGTGTTCTTCCACATCCCGCTGTTTCGCAATGGCGATTGGGGCGTGGACATCTTCTTCGTGATCAGTGGCTTCATCATGGCCATGGTCACCGCGGGCTCCAGCCGCCACTTCTTCGGCAAACGGCTGATCCGCGTGGTACCGCTGTACTGGCTGGGGACCCTTGGGGTGTTCGCCGTGGCGCTGCTGCTACCGAGCTTGCTGGACAACACCACGGCCGATGCCGCAGGCCTGGTCAAGTCGCTGCTGTTCATTCCGTACCAGAAGGGCGGCTACGTACAGCCGTTGCTGTACCTGGGCTGGACGCTGAACTACGAAATGTTCTTCTATGCCGTGTTCGCGTTGTCCATGGCGATCAGCCAGCGGCACCGACTGGTGATCTGCTCGTGCCTGCTGATGGGGTTGGTAGTGCTAGGCCAGGTCGTGACGTTCGAGGCCTTGCTGGCGCGCTTCTACACCCAGGAGATCCTGGCCGAGTTCGTCCTCGGCATGGGCTGCTACGCGTTATACGCACGCACTTCGGCCTGGCGTCAGCATGGCATGGCGCGCAGCGCTCGGGGGGCGTTGCTGCTGGTCGGGCTGGTGGCCCTGGTATACATGCCATTGGCCGGCACGCTGGCAGCCTTGATGGGGCGCACGCTGGGTTGGGGCGTGCCGGCGGCACTGATCCTGCTGACCTGCGTGCAAGGGCTGGCGGGCATTCGCCTACCAGCGCTGGTGGTGCTGCTCGGTGATGCCAGCTATTCGCTGTATCTGTTTCATCCCTATGTGCTGAAGGTCTTCAACAAGGTCTTCCACGTGTTCGACAGCCGCGGGCTGCTGGCCTACGTGATGACGCCGGTGAGCATCGCCTTGTGCTGCGCGGTGGCTATCGGCGTCTATCGGTTGGTCGAGGTGCCCCTGACCCGCTGGTTGCGGGCCAGGTTCATCGAGCGGTCGCGGGTCACGCCTCAGCCGGCGCCCACCACCATCGACGTGAACGGCGCGACGTAG
- a CDS encoding L-lactate permease, with the protein MVWQQIYDPFASPWLSTLMAAVPVVVMLAALAFFHIKAHIAALLALGSALLISILAFDMPANMAGSAALYGAANGLLPIGWIVLNIIFLHRLTTENGSFKVLQDSLARITDDRRLQLLLIAFCFGAFFEGAAGFGTPVAVTGAILIGLGFSPLAASGLALIANTAPVAFGALGTPIITLAKVTGLDEMALSAMVGRQLPFFSVIVPFWLIWAFAGWRKMLEVWPAILVAGVSFAVPQFLVSNFHGPMLVDVIAALISMACLTGFLRVWKPANVHTSAALTGRVDNSKVEADDSPSGATTFTASDQRSVLKAWMPWIILTVFVFAWGTASFKNLFDTRAVLDPATGVAMLDPQGKPMREANPVFAPVFTFDAIHQQIEKVPPVVATPKKEDAQYKFTWLTATGSGIFLAAILGGLLMGYSPLALAQQYLRTLWVVRYSLITIVAMLALGFLTRYSGLDATMGLAFAATGIFYPMFGTLLGWLGVALTGSDTASNVLFGGLQRVTAEQLGLSPILMAAANSSGGVMGKMVDAQSIVVASTATRWYGHEGEILRYVFFHSVILAILVGALVTLQAYVAPFTSMVVGAG; encoded by the coding sequence ATGGTCTGGCAGCAAATCTACGATCCCTTCGCAAGTCCCTGGCTCTCTACGCTCATGGCCGCCGTCCCGGTGGTGGTCATGCTCGCGGCGTTGGCCTTCTTCCACATCAAAGCCCATATCGCCGCGTTGCTCGCCCTGGGCTCGGCGTTGTTGATCTCGATCCTGGCCTTCGACATGCCTGCCAACATGGCAGGTTCGGCGGCACTGTACGGTGCGGCCAACGGCTTGCTGCCGATCGGCTGGATCGTCCTCAACATCATTTTCCTGCACCGCCTCACCACCGAGAACGGCTCGTTCAAGGTGCTGCAAGACTCCCTGGCGCGCATTACCGACGACCGCCGCCTGCAACTGCTGCTGATCGCCTTCTGCTTCGGTGCCTTCTTCGAGGGCGCGGCGGGGTTCGGCACGCCGGTGGCGGTGACCGGGGCGATCCTGATCGGCCTTGGCTTCTCGCCCCTGGCCGCCTCTGGGCTGGCGCTGATCGCCAATACCGCGCCCGTGGCCTTCGGCGCGCTGGGCACGCCGATCATCACCCTGGCCAAGGTCACTGGCCTGGACGAGATGGCGCTGTCGGCGATGGTCGGCAGGCAGTTGCCGTTCTTCTCGGTGATCGTGCCGTTCTGGCTGATCTGGGCCTTCGCCGGATGGCGCAAGATGCTCGAAGTGTGGCCAGCGATCCTGGTCGCCGGCGTCAGCTTTGCGGTACCGCAGTTCCTGGTGTCCAACTTCCACGGGCCAATGCTGGTCGACGTCATCGCGGCGCTGATTTCAATGGCCTGCCTGACGGGCTTCCTGCGGGTATGGAAGCCGGCCAACGTGCACACCTCGGCGGCGTTGACCGGGCGTGTCGACAACTCCAAGGTAGAGGCCGACGACAGCCCCTCAGGCGCCACGACCTTCACCGCCAGCGACCAGCGCAGCGTGCTCAAGGCCTGGATGCCGTGGATCATCCTGACGGTATTCGTCTTCGCCTGGGGCACGGCCAGCTTCAAGAATCTGTTCGATACCCGTGCGGTACTCGACCCCGCGACCGGCGTGGCGATGCTCGACCCGCAAGGCAAGCCGATGCGTGAGGCCAACCCGGTGTTCGCCCCGGTGTTCACCTTCGATGCGATCCACCAGCAGATAGAAAAAGTCCCACCCGTGGTGGCTACGCCGAAGAAGGAAGACGCCCAGTACAAGTTCACCTGGCTGACCGCCACCGGTAGCGGCATCTTCCTCGCGGCGATCCTTGGTGGGTTGCTGATGGGGTATTCGCCGTTGGCGCTGGCTCAGCAGTACCTGCGCACGTTGTGGGTGGTGCGCTACTCGCTGATCACCATCGTCGCCATGCTCGCGCTAGGCTTCCTGACCCGCTACTCGGGGCTGGATGCGACCATGGGGCTGGCGTTCGCCGCCACCGGCATCTTCTACCCGATGTTCGGCACATTGCTTGGCTGGCTGGGCGTGGCACTGACGGGCTCGGACACGGCATCCAACGTGTTGTTCGGTGGCCTGCAACGGGTCACTGCCGAACAGCTTGGGCTGAGCCCGATACTGATGGCCGCAGCCAACAGCTCCGGTGGCGTGATGGGCAAGATGGTCGATGCGCAGTCCATCGTCGTCGCCTCCACCGCCACCCGCTGGTATGGCCATGAAGGCGAGATCTTACGCTACGTGTTCTTCCACTCGGTGATCCTGGCGATCCTGGTGGGTGCCCTGGTCACCCTGCAGGCCTACGTCGCGCCGTTCACGTCGATGGTGGTGGGCGCCGGCTGA
- the uvrA gene encoding excinuclease ABC subunit UvrA — MPPRSTASSGFIRVRGAREHNLKNIDVDIPREALVVFTGVSGSGKSSLAFSTLYAEAQRRYFESVAPYARRLIDQVGVPDVDAIEGLPPAVALQQQRGTPSARSSVGSVTTLSSSIRMLYSRAGSYPAGQPMLYAEDFSANTPQGACPECHGLGRVYEVTETTMVPDPSLTIRERAVAAWPMAWQGQNLRDILVTLGYDVDTPWRDLPQEQRDWILYTEETPTVPVYAGLTPAQTRAALKRKLEPSYQGTFSGARRYVLHTFMHSQSAQMRKRVSQFMRPSPCPLCQGKRLKREALAVTFAGRDIGELSRLPLQALAEVFRAVAAPGYLEQHDDTLTLEKRLAAQRIAVELLERIDTLIDLGLGYLALERSTPTLSSGELQRLRLATQLNSQLFGVIYVLDEPSAGLHPADSEALFDALQRLKQAGNSVYVVEHDLDTMRRADWLVDVGPAAGEHGGQILYSGAPDGLARVEASRTRAYLFAEPVASTRSPRQADDWLHLEGITRNNLNDLSARFPLGCFTSVTGISGSGKSSLVSQTLLELVGAHLGHTGQRAEPDEQSLEDEPEQVGSGRITAGLSGIKRLVQVDQKPIGRTPRSNLATYTGLFDHVRKLFAATEQAKASGFDAGRFSFNVAKGRCENCEGEGFVSVELLFMPSVYAPCPTCHGARYNPETLAVTWQGMNIAQVLQLTVEQALAVFAEQPPARRCLQVLQDIGLGYLRLGQPATELSGGEAQRIKLATELQRTARGATLYVLDEPTNGLHPQDIDRLLLQLNRLVDNGHSVVVVEHDMRVVAQSDWVIDIGPGAGDAGGTVVVSGTPGDVARCERSRTAAFLARAL, encoded by the coding sequence ATGCCGCCACGCTCCACCGCTTCCTCCGGATTCATTCGCGTGCGTGGCGCCCGCGAACACAACCTGAAGAACATCGACGTCGACATCCCCCGCGAAGCGCTGGTGGTGTTCACCGGCGTGTCGGGCTCGGGCAAGTCTTCGCTGGCCTTCTCCACCCTCTACGCCGAAGCCCAGCGCCGTTACTTCGAATCGGTGGCGCCTTATGCTCGGCGCCTGATCGACCAGGTCGGCGTACCGGACGTCGACGCCATCGAAGGCCTGCCGCCCGCCGTGGCCCTGCAACAGCAGCGCGGCACGCCCAGCGCGCGCTCGTCGGTGGGCAGCGTGACCACGCTTTCCAGCTCCATCCGCATGCTCTACTCCCGCGCCGGCAGCTACCCGGCAGGCCAGCCGATGCTGTACGCCGAGGACTTTTCGGCCAATACCCCCCAGGGCGCCTGCCCCGAATGCCATGGTCTGGGCCGGGTCTACGAAGTGACCGAGACGACCATGGTGCCCGACCCGTCGCTGACCATCCGCGAGCGCGCCGTGGCCGCCTGGCCCATGGCCTGGCAGGGGCAGAACCTGCGCGACATCCTGGTCACCCTGGGCTACGACGTCGACACGCCCTGGCGCGACCTGCCCCAGGAGCAGCGCGATTGGATCCTCTATACCGAAGAAACCCCGACCGTGCCGGTCTATGCCGGCCTGACCCCGGCGCAGACCCGCGCCGCACTCAAGCGCAAGCTCGAGCCCAGCTACCAGGGCACTTTCAGCGGCGCCCGGCGCTACGTGCTGCACACTTTCATGCATTCGCAGAGCGCGCAGATGCGCAAGCGCGTGTCCCAGTTCATGCGCCCCAGCCCGTGCCCGCTGTGCCAGGGCAAACGGCTCAAGCGCGAGGCACTGGCGGTGACCTTCGCCGGCCGCGACATCGGCGAACTGTCGCGCCTGCCGTTGCAGGCCCTGGCCGAGGTGTTCCGCGCAGTGGCGGCGCCCGGCTACCTGGAGCAGCACGACGACACCCTCACCCTGGAAAAGCGCCTGGCCGCCCAGCGCATCGCTGTCGAGTTGCTCGAACGCATCGACACCCTGATCGACCTCGGCCTGGGCTATCTGGCCCTGGAGCGCAGCACGCCAACGCTGTCGTCGGGTGAACTGCAACGCCTGCGCCTGGCCACCCAGCTCAATTCCCAGCTGTTCGGCGTGATCTACGTGCTCGACGAGCCGTCGGCCGGCCTGCACCCGGCCGACAGCGAAGCGCTATTCGATGCCTTGCAGCGGCTCAAGCAGGCCGGCAACTCGGTCTACGTGGTAGAGCACGACCTGGACACCATGCGCCGTGCCGACTGGCTGGTGGATGTCGGCCCTGCAGCCGGCGAGCACGGCGGGCAGATACTCTACAGCGGCGCGCCTGATGGCCTGGCCAGGGTCGAGGCGTCACGCACCCGCGCCTACCTGTTCGCCGAACCGGTAGCCAGCACCCGGAGCCCCCGGCAAGCCGACGACTGGCTGCACCTCGAAGGCATCACCCGCAACAACCTGAACGACTTGAGTGCGCGCTTTCCGCTGGGCTGCTTCACCTCGGTCACGGGTATTTCCGGCTCGGGCAAGTCGAGCCTGGTCAGCCAGACCCTGCTGGAGCTGGTCGGCGCCCACCTGGGCCACACCGGACAACGGGCCGAGCCCGACGAGCAGAGCCTCGAGGACGAGCCAGAGCAGGTCGGTAGCGGCCGGATCACGGCGGGCCTGTCCGGCATCAAGCGCCTGGTCCAGGTCGACCAGAAACCCATTGGCCGAACCCCGCGCTCCAACCTGGCCACCTACACCGGCCTGTTCGACCACGTGCGCAAATTGTTCGCGGCTACCGAGCAGGCCAAGGCCAGTGGCTTCGACGCCGGGCGCTTTTCCTTCAATGTGGCCAAGGGCCGCTGCGAAAACTGCGAGGGCGAGGGCTTCGTCAGCGTCGAGCTGCTGTTCATGCCCAGTGTCTATGCGCCCTGCCCGACCTGCCACGGCGCCCGCTACAACCCCGAGACCCTGGCAGTGACCTGGCAAGGCATGAACATCGCCCAGGTGTTGCAACTGACCGTGGAGCAGGCGCTCGCGGTGTTTGCCGAGCAACCGCCAGCGCGGCGTTGCCTGCAAGTGCTGCAGGACATCGGCCTGGGCTATTTGCGCCTGGGCCAGCCGGCGACCGAACTGTCCGGCGGCGAAGCGCAGCGCATAAAACTGGCCACCGAGCTGCAACGCACCGCTCGCGGGGCGACGTTGTACGTGCTGGATGAACCCACCAACGGCCTGCACCCGCAGGACATCGACCGCCTGTTGCTGCAGCTCAACCGCCTGGTCGACAACGGACATAGCGTGGTCGTGGTCGAACACGACATGCGCGTGGTGGCGCAGAGCGATTGGGTCATCGACATTGGCCCGGGGGCCGGGGATGCCGGGGGCACTGTGGTGGTCAGTGGCACGCCAGGGGACGTGGCGCGTTGTGAGCGGAGCCGGACGGCGGCATTCCTGGCCCGGGCCTTGTAA